The following proteins come from a genomic window of Diorhabda sublineata isolate icDioSubl1.1 chromosome 7, icDioSubl1.1, whole genome shotgun sequence:
- the LOC130446588 gene encoding uncharacterized protein LOC130446588 yields the protein MALQKSRFSQVPQDAVILTEEQALLYYTKILNNWPKTSDVLGYKYGCGVLAAASIMSGIYMNSFFRGRFRLLNYGFMSSYLPISAVPATISMLSHQQFVLSPLILNIDGCPICLETRASVLQALSGCIMPLVLAPITSLALVHRYHTYDMPYITKEPRKVFQIVAKMYKQLKGVAWGIFLGQAVIGGLVTYFEAKSIINVNLELVKTERENEFLS from the exons atggcACTTCAAAAATCTAGATTTTCCCAAGTTCCTCAAGATGCTGTTATATTAACTGAAGAGCAGGCTCTATTATAttatactaaaatattaaacaactgGCCAAAAACATCAGATGT ACTTGGATATAAATATGGTTGCGGTGTACTGGCTGCTGCTAGTATCATGTCGGGAATATACATGAATAGTTTTTTTCGAGGGAGGTTTAGATTATTAAATTATGGATTCATGTCATCATATTTACCGATTTCTGCTGTACCCGCTACAATATCTATGTTATCGCACCAACAG TTTGTTTTAAGTCCTCTCATATTAAACATAGATGGATGCCCAATTTGTTTAGAAACTAGAGCATCTGTATTACAAGCACTTAGTGGTTGCATAATGCCTTTGGTTTTAGCACCAATTACATCATTAGCT ctTGTTCATCGGTATCACACGTACGATATGCCTTATATAACTAAGGAACCAAGAAAAGTCTTTCAAATAGTCGCGAAAATGTATAAACAATTGAAAGGGGTAGCTTGGGGTATATTTTTGGGACAAGCAGTAATTGGTGGTTTGGTCACCTACTTCGAAGCCAAATCAATCATAAATGTCAATTTGGAATTGGTAAAAACTGAAAgggaaaatgaatttttgtcttaa
- the LOC130446589 gene encoding elongator complex protein 4 — protein sequence MEKKIPKSIPGTAYSAQNGQLLVSSGIPSLDTLLGGGLPVGTVVLIEEDFHGSYSKLILKYFIVEGIVSNHSTLIASQDVNPSNIIKELPAVIDSDLEPEKVLKSPGVSDKMKIAFRYQHLPTNNGARQTVKQIGHIYDLSKNISLADIENSDICYWTGQRIEHGSRTYSNPAYNALLKSIRNKIKDGKFFLKDSPEKRTVLRIGIHSLGSPMWLPHRKSLHSIDSTRDLDKFIFCLRALVRSAYAVALVTIPTHLYHEISLDRCIHSSDIAIRLQAFSGTELERNQSLAEYNGFFYLTKLAAINSLASKHPGSMEYAFKLRRKKFSIDLLHLPPDIQDDTDSKSDHLPQFGCAISTLKHLDF from the exons atggAAAAGAAGATACCAAAAAGTATTCCAGGTACAGCATACAGTGCCCAAAATGGACAATTACTTGTTTCCTCAGGTATACCATCGCTGGATACACTTCTAG gaGGTGGATTGCCAGTTGGAACCGTCGTTTTAATAG aaGAGGATTTCCATGGATCttattcgaaattaatattaaaatattttatagttgaGGGCATTGTTTCTAATCATTCTACATTGATAGCTAGTCAAGATGTAAATCCTTCCAATATT ATCAAAGAATTACCTGCTGTGATCGATAGTGATTTAGAACCAGAGAAAGTTTTGAAATCTCCCGGTGTTagtgataaaatgaaaatagcttTCAGATATCAACATTTACCTACCAACAATGGTGCAAGACAAACTGTGAAACAGATTGGACATATCtacgatttatcaaaaaatatatcgttAGCTGATATTGAAAATTCAGATATTTGTTATTGGACAGGACAAAGAATCGAACACG gtTCAAGAACTTACTCGAATCCTGCATACAATGCTCTATTAAAATCGATTAGGAATAAAATCAAAGACggaaaattttttctcaaagatTCTCCTGAAAAAAGGACTGTACTAAGGATTGGTATCCATTCGTTGGGTTCGCCAATGTGGTTGCCTCATAGGAAATCGTTACATTCCATAGACAGTACTAGAGATCTGGATAAATTTATATTCTGCTTAAGGGCGTTGGTTAGATCCGCGTACGCGGTGGCTCTCGTTACGATTCCCACACATCTATATCATGAG atATCTTTGGATAGATGCATACACTCTAGTGATATCGCTATAAGATTACAGGCTTTCAGCGGTACGGAACTCGAGAGGAATCAAAGTTTAGCGGAATACAATGGGTTTTtttatctgacaaaattagctGCCATTAATTCCTTGGCGTCTAAACATCCTGGATCTATGGAATACGCTTTTAAACTGAgaaggaaaaaattttcaatagactTACTTCATTTACCACCTG atatacAAGATGATACGGATTCTAAAAGTGATCATTTACCGCAATTTGGATGTGCTATCTCAACATTAAAACACTTGgatttctaa